Proteins from a genomic interval of Flavobacteriales bacterium TMED191:
- a CDS encoding ABC transporter ATP-binding protein, translating to MIKINNLYKSFEKKPVLIDVSIEILKNEIVAIQGPSGAGKTTLLKSIGLLDSIDSGTILFENQEIHLFNEIQQSKFRNKEIGFVFQFHNLLPEFSSLENICIPYLIHNNNFKHAEQKAKKLMESLNILHKKNSKPNELSGGEQQRVAIARALINSPNLILADEPTGNLDSAQSEEMFKLFKKISNKYCTTFLIITHNNKLAKMCDRIINIKDGQIIK from the coding sequence ATGATAAAAATTAATAATTTATATAAATCTTTTGAAAAGAAGCCAGTATTGATTGACGTCAGTATAGAAATTCTTAAAAATGAAATTGTAGCAATACAAGGACCATCAGGAGCAGGTAAAACAACATTGCTAAAATCAATTGGGTTATTAGATAGTATTGACTCAGGAACTATACTATTTGAAAATCAAGAAATTCATCTTTTTAATGAAATACAACAATCTAAATTTCGAAACAAAGAAATTGGCTTTGTATTTCAATTTCATAATTTACTTCCAGAATTTTCATCTCTAGAAAATATTTGCATACCATATTTAATCCATAATAATAATTTCAAACATGCAGAACAAAAAGCAAAGAAATTAATGGAATCATTAAATATTTTACATAAAAAAAACTCAAAACCTAACGAACTCTCAGGAGGGGAACAACAACGAGTTGCAATTGCACGAGCCTTAATTAATTCACCAAACCTAATACTTGCAGATGAACCTACAGGTAATTTAGACTCAGCTCAATCTGAGGAGATGTTTAAATTATTTAAAAAGATCTCAAATAAATACTGTACAACTTTTTTGATTATTACTCATAATAATAAGTTAGCAAAAATGTGTGATCGTATTATAAACATAAAAGATGGACAGATTATCAAATAA